From the Cryptosporidium parvum Iowa II chromosome 2, whole genome shotgun sequence genome, one window contains:
- a CDS encoding queuine tRNA-guanine transglycosylase (similar to CG3434), which translates to MSFGDLKSYKEKHLKVVKLVKSNTMVNFRILMHNNRGARYRLGVLEIPECFLSKYGDMIRHSEIKTASKNPDLIESIQITETGSKSSLVNLENFGIASIATPSFTVPTFGGLPHCILPKIESDQSENYELASLMPEVDYLLIGHGLDLERVKRRELESIKEKNDERTGNRSCIKYGNNASKFDMLEQPPPQLANKDYVNYLMFRQPMIPGVSCWNGSDGILVQTESGRAMVSIDDLVASVRYFQPAFLISPAEEAQTGQCGKNVSFRSIQRADEMLLALIEQLKRKSAYTQRKIEEKGKIQVDEEGSIKDGEGAFRTIRSERPRTKVLANIQGAQFVNYRAAAALGVWDLCRGMGKGLKNVGFSRDKGNADLRVDSSSGPEAISELDEVILGVAIGGLGYSEKSSVRAECIKAVVDHVPDDKLRLISLSTGSPIEILQAVYLGMDIIECPYVYRCSLSGVALSFELDEFLKQREIINYSDEEKKNVERFLLEFDFSSNECGIVLEKNGGAQVDAGVCFFGGAKYLNLNDRRHSCDSDKLTKNSPVSHSRAYIHHLINSGEILGFSLLFMHNYWQYQGLLLSIRRSIIDGILEDFVAWFMYTQTDLQIHPIKLPEPALETYTFDGMKGRLQKD; encoded by the coding sequence ATGTCTTTTGGGGATTTAAAAAGTTATAAGGAAAAACACCTCAAAGTTGTTAAATTAGTTAAATCTAATACAATGGttaattttagaattttaATGCATAATAATAGGGGTGCAAGGTACAGACTAGGAGTCCTTGAGATTCCTGAATgttttctttcaaaatatGGTGATATGATAAGACACTCAGAAATTAAGACGGCCTCTAAAAACCCAGATCTGATTGAGAGTATTCAGATAACAGAAACTGGATCAAAATCGAGTCTTGTAAACCTAGAGAATTTCGGGATAGCCAGTATTGCGACCCCGTCATTCACTGTTCCAACTTTTGGAGGCCTGCCCCATTGTATTTTGCCCAAGATTGAATCGGATCAATCAGAGAATTATGAGTTAGCATCTTTGATGCCTGAAGTGGACTATCTACTAATAGGACATGGACTAGATTTGGAGAGAGTCAAAAGGAGAGAGTTGGAGTCCataaaagagaaaaatgATGAACGAACTGGAAATCGTTCATGTATTAAATATGGGAACAATGCAAGTAAGTTTGACATGCTGGAACAACCCCCACCTCAACTAGCCAACAAGGACTATGTCAATTACCTGATGTTCCGCCAGCCAATGATTCCTGGAGTGTCATGCTGGAATGGCTCGGATGGAATTCTGGTTCAGACTGAAAGTGGAAGGGCAATGGTCAGCATTGACGATTTGGTTGCGTCAGTAAGATACTTTCAACCAGCATTTTTGATTTCTCCTGCAGAGGAGGCTCAAACAGGTCAATGTGGTAAAAATGTATCTTTTAGGTCGATTCAGAGAGCTGATGAGATGCTATTGGCTCTGATTGAGCAACTAAAGAGAAAGAGTGCATATACTCAAAGgaaaatagaagaaaaaggCAAAATCCAGGTTGATGAGGAGGGTTCTATAAAAGATGGTGAAGGAGCTTTCCGCACTATTAGGTCTGAGAGACCGAGGACAAAGGTGCTGGCAAATATACAGGGAGCTCAGTTTGTGAACTACAGAGCAGCGGCTGCCCTGGGTGTGTGGGATTTGTGTAGAGGTATGGGCAAGGGCTTGAAAAATGTTGGATTTTCAAGGGATAAAGGCAATGCTGATCTTAGGGTTGATAGCTCAAGTGGACCCGAAGCGATCAGCGAACTGGATGAAGTGATTTTGGGTGTGGCCATAGGAGGTCTGGGGTACTCAGAGAAGTCGTCAGTAAGGGCTGAGTGCATTAAAGCTGTTGTGGATCACGTTCCTGATGATAAATTAAGGCTAATTTCACTTAGTACGGGTAGCCCTATAGAGATATTGCAAGCGGTGTACCTTGGGATGGACATTATTGAGTGCCCTTATGTTTACAGATGTAGTCTAAGCGGAGTCGCACTATCATTTGAACTTGACGAGTTTTTGAAGCAAAGAGAGATCATCAATTATAGTGACGAAGAGAAGAAGAATGTTGAAAGATTTTTGTTAGAGTTTGATTTTTCAAGTAATGAGTGCGGAATAGTTTTGGAGAAAAATGGGGGAGCGCAAGTAGATGCAGGAGTATGTTTTTTCGGTGGCgccaaatatttaaatctgAATGATAGAAGACATTCTTGTGACTCGGATAAACTAACAAAGAATAGTCCAGTCTCTCATTCGAGAGCATATATCCACCACTTAATCAACTCCGGTGAGATTTTAGGGTTTTCATTGTTATTCATGCACAACTATTGGCAATATCAAGGTTTATTATTGTCGATAAGGAGGTCTATCATTGATGGAATACTCGAAGATTTTGTGGCTTGGTTTATGTATACGCAAACTgatcttcaaattcatccAATTAAGTTACCAGAACCAGCATTGGAAACTTACACATTTGATGGAATGAAGGGAAGATTACAGAAAGATTGA
- a CDS encoding bruno-like, RRM domain RNA binding protein: protein MYKSHGNKGLSSYFSPSFEEELVSQYQTLSESTASDIGWPVQESCLKADEIGWEDPIKGGGLALNEFGSFMGNMNEEPINNSSKDLKSRYVNNFIFDDNPIAVVPCGLLYPIVFIGNIPPNVPYEYLKSVILSSFDTRSEEDNCHRMIALNYQPSYKEWRTAYATFKTWSCAQKVIQHLHLRRHFKNAPFHRLVACISPIPPPSVLSSSFDSAYDPQEAEQIITEFQETNRRLIMYQPQDTEIWLPSYNRIEKNKGFFGTWNCFRRDHKMHQPPARWMQYYRENGLCEYWDSFTGNMQPTLSVSQAKDDKHFLPTSITLLRDGPGGANLFIYGIPNDWTEVTLMQLCQRFGHIVGIRLPTANNNGKLNRCFGFISYDNKPSTWAAIRSIAGIKFFGKPLKIQLKAGEDALLPLTLRPIVEGSTRNRNFHQEQFEAKSKSAAQQSSSLQINHMPFMNGCNIPRNNGSCVNPPIIPSPASNTINSFPNTTQLHCSYVSGIKQARYRPEPGHVRMNQKYESSILLPPNDGSINSPYNGITDFPINPIAATNTITTTTTNTTTAVPNANSTSNKGSHIDHTNNSSLSFSDFFRIQSAPQPSIDSLENSHLIAESQNHLPEKSANLQMLLKNILIYDNSNSHRV from the coding sequence ATGTATAAGAGCCATGGCAATAAAGGACTGTCGAGCTATTTCTCGCCATCTTTCGAGGAGGAGTTAGTTTCACAATACCAAACTTTGAGTGAATCAACTGCCTCAGATATTGGATGGCCAGTCCAGGAATCATGTTTAAAGGCTGATGAAATTGGATGGGAGGACCCTATCAAGGGAGGAGGATTAGCTCTCAATGAATTTGGATCATTTATGGGTAATATGAACGAAGAGCCTATAAACAACAGTTCAAAGGACTTAAAATCCCGATATGTAAacaattttatatttgatgATAACCCGATAGCAGTTGTACCATGTGGTCTACTCTATCCGATAGTATTTATTGGGAACATTCCTCCGAATGTTCCATATGAGTACTTAAAATCAGTTATCTTATCTTCTTTTGATACACGAAGCGAAGAGGACAACTGCCACCGTATGATTGCTCTTAACTACCAACCAAGTTACAAGGAATGGAGAACTGCATATGCAACATTCAAGACATGGAGTTGTGCCCAGAAAGTCATCCAACACCTTCATCTAAGAAGGCACTTCAAAAATGCGCCATTCCACCGCCTTGTGGCTTGCATATCCCCAATTCCTCCACCATCCGTACTCTCTTCAAGTTTTGACTCTGCCTATGATCCACAAGAGGCAGAACAAATTATCACAGAGTTCCAGGAAACCAATCGAAGGCTTATAATGTACCAACCTCAGGACACTGAGATTTGGTTACCATCTTATAACCGAATTGAAAAGAACAAGGGATTCTTTGGCACATGGAACTGCTTCAGAAGAGATCACAAGATGCATCAACCTCCGGCAAGATGGATGCAATACTATCGAGAAAATGGTTTATGTGAATATTGGGATTCTTTCACCGGCAATATGCAACCGACATTATCTGTTAGCCAAGCAAAGGATGATAAACACTTCCTTCCGACCTCTATTACGCTGCTAAGAGATGGTCCAGGAGGCGCCAACCTTTTCATATACGGCATACCCAATGACTGGACTGAGGTTACTCTAATGCAGCTGTGCCAGAGATTTGGCCATATTGTTGGAATTAGACTACCGACGGCTAACAATAATGGGAAACTAAACCGTTGCTTTGGCTTTATTAGCTATGACAACAAACCCTCTACATGGGCAGCAATCCGATCTATCGCGGGGATTAAGTTCTTTGGAAAACCTCTTAAAATCCAGCTTAAGGCAGGTGAGGATGCACTTCTTCCGCTTACCCTGAGACCTATTGTCGAGGGATCTACTAGAAACCGAAACTTTCATCAGGAGCAGTTTGAAGCCAAGTCTAAGAGTGCTGCTCAACAGAGTAGTTCTCTACAGATCAATCATATGCCCTTCATGAACGGCTGTAATATTCCTCGTAATAATGGCAGCTGTGTTAACCCTCCGATTATTCCCTCACCAGCTTCAAATACAATTAACTCCTTCCCAAACACTACTCAACTCCACTGCAGTTACGTGTCTGGAATAAAGCAGGCTCGCTATAGACCTGAGCCTGGTCATGTTAGGATGAATCAGAAGTATGAAAGCTCTATTTTACTTCCACCCAATGATGGCAGTATCAACTCTCCATATAATGGAATCACAGATTTTCCAATTAACCCTATCGCCGCCACTAATACTattactactactactactaatACTACTACCGCCGTTCCTAATGCAAATTCTACCTCCAATAAGGGCTCTCACATTGACCATACCAACAATTCATCCCTATCATTTTCCGATTTCTTTAGAATTCAATCAGCCCCACAACCATCCATAGACTCGTTAGAGAATAGCCATTTGATTGCCGAGAGCCAGAATCATCTTCCCGAAAAATCTGCAAATTTGCAAATGCTCCTCAAAAATATACTTATCTATGACAATTCAAACTCTCACAGAGTTTAG
- a CDS encoding hypothetical protein (similar to RNA-dependent helicase p68 (DEAD-box protein p68) (DEAD-box protein 5), putative), with protein sequence MHNGDLQDSLNNSVHSNASNNYCCTRPYFDASNNVSYKIRNHEKNYSGFKEGASNNGKGFRNFVGNGLHQKKFQNNILLNHKSNGFGTNTGLALASVSSSSSRGIRSSKFGDRLGKLDWGSQNLIPFEKNFYHEHESVSSLSNEQVDQIRKERKITIIAGENVPKPITSFVTSGFPNFLVDALYRTGFTEPTAIQVQGWPVALSGHDMIGIAETGSGKTLGFLLPAMIHIRAQPLLRYGDGPICLVLAPTRELVEQIREQANQFGSIFKLRNTAIYGGVPKRPQQASIRNGVEICIACPGRLIDLLEEGYTNLSRVTYLVLDEADRMLDMGFEPQIRKLVSQIRPDRQTLLWSATWPKEVQKLARDLCKEIPIHINVGSVDALKASHNIKQYVNVVEESEKKAKLKMFLGQVMVESAPKVLIFCETKRGADILTKELRLDGWPALCIHGDKKQEERTWVLNEFRTGASPIMIATDVAARGLDIKDINFVINFDFPNQIEDYIHRIGRTGRAGATGVSLSFFTPDKYRMASDLIKVLKEAKQRVPPELFKLSPQNKRMHPRNTGFRRNNPNSLPLGGSNRAYRDLQR encoded by the coding sequence ATGCATAATGGGGACTTGCAAGACTCGTTGAATAATTCTGTACACTCAAATGCAAGTAATAACTACTGTTGTACTAGACCTTATTTTGACGCCTCAAATAATGTATCTTACAAAATAAGAAATCatgaaaagaattataGCGGATTCAAAGAAGGGGCTTCAAATAATGGTAAAGGCTTCAGAAACTTTGTAGGAAATGGCCTCCACCAAAAGAAGttccaaaataatattttgttgaATCATAAGAGTAATGGTTTTGGTACAAATACAGGTTTAGCTTTGGCTTCTGTCTCATCTTCAAGCTCGCGAGGAATTAGGTCCAGCAAGTTTGGCGATAGGTTAGGAAAGTTAGATTGGGGTTCTCAGAACCTTATTCcatttgaaaagaatttttatCACGAGCACGAAAGTGTTTCTAGTTTATCAAATGAACAAGTGGATCAAATTAGGAAAGAACGCAAGATAACTATAATAGCGGGTGAAAATGTTCCAAAACCAATCACTAGTTTTGTTACTTCGGGTTTTCCGAATTTCCTGGTAGATGCTCTTTACCGAACAGGATTTACTGAACCAACGGCGATTCAAGTTCAGGGCTGGCCAGTTGCTTTATCGGGGCATGATATGATTGGCATAGCCGAAACTGGTTCAGGGAAAACGTTGGGATTTCTACTACCCGCAATGATACATATCAGGGCTCAACCTCTATTGAGATATGGGGACGGACCGATATGCCTTGTATTGGCACCAACTAGGGAATTGGTAGAGCAAATTAGGGAACAAGCCAATCAATTTGGTagcatttttaaattaagaaaCACTGCCATTTATGGTGGGGTGCCAAAGAGACCTCAACAAGCTTCAATTAGAAACGGAGTAGAAATCTGCATTGCTTGTCCTGGTAGGCTTATTGATTTACTAGAGGAGGGTTACACAAATCTATCTAGGGTCACGTATCTAGTTCTAGACGAGGCTGATCGTATGCTAGATATGGGGTTTGAGCCCCAGATTAGGAAGTTAGTTTCTCAAATTCGTCCTGATCGGCAGACGCTGCTGTGGAGTGCGACTTGGCCGAAGGAGGTGCAGAAGCTAGCTAGGGATCTTTGCAAAGAGATTCCCATTCATATAAATGTGGGATCTGTGGATGCATTGAAGGCATCCCATAATATTAAGCAGTATGTAAATGTTGTAGAAGAGAGCGAAAAGAAAGCTAAGCTAAAAATGTTTTTGGGTCAAGTAATGGTTGAATCAGCTCCTAAAGTGCTGATATTCTGCGAAACTAAAAGAGGTGCAGATATTCTAACTAAGGAGTTAAGATTAGACGGCTGGCCTGCTCTGTGTATACATGGCGACAAGAAGCAGGAAGAGCGTACATGGgttttaaatgaatttagGACGGGTGCGTCACCTATAATGATAGCAACGGACGTTGCAGCAAGAGGTTTAGACATAAAGGACATAAACTTTGTAATTAACTTCGACTTCCCAAACCAAATAGAAGACTATATCCACCGCATAGGCAGAACTGGAAGAGCTGGCGCCACCGGAGTTTCACTATCTTTCTTCACTCCCGACAAATACAGAATGGCGAGTGACCTcataaaagtattaaaagAAGCCAAACAAAGGGTACCACCGGAGCTTTTCAAACTCTCACctcaaaataaaagaatgcATCCCAGGAACACCGGCTTCAGAAGAAATAATCCTAATAGTCTTCCGCTAGGTGGCAGTAATAGAGCGTACCGTGATTTACAGCGCTAA